In Buteo buteo chromosome 16, bButBut1.hap1.1, whole genome shotgun sequence, the DNA window ATCAGCTCTCACAGCAGTTCAGACCTGGACAAGCGATGCCCCGCAGGAAAACCCCACTGCCTATCAAAGCCTGGAAATTAATATTCCGATCAATGCCTGGGCACCCTTTGGCAAGGCTGGAGGGAGCCTGTTCCTCACAGCCCAGACTGGAGACACCGTATCAGCCGGCCAACAAGCACTCCCGGCCATGGAAATGCTCTAAATTCATAGATGTGAAAAGCGAGACACCTCTCCACCAGCAACTCAGCACCGCTCGGCAGCCTTCATGGGACCCGGCCAGCGACACCGACGGCTCCCAGCCGTCACCCGCCCACGGCTCGTTCCCTCCCGTCGTACACCGCGGCAGGGTTTTGGACACGAGTCTCTGCACGGTTCAAGCGGAGAGGTCTAactctgcagcagcatttcttcccccggtttgtgtgtgtgaactCCCGCCTCTGCTTTTATTCCTGCAGTTTCCAGGGATCTGTGTATACATTTCTAATAGTCTGTTCAACATCAAGCACAGGAAATACAGGCCTTCACCACATGGGGAACAAACCACAGCTAAGATGACCAGGAAAcattcataatttttaattcaCACCAGTAATAAAATTGcattacatttttcataaaataaatgttccagtttatatacagaaaacagactgtaCAGAGCCCTCCCCCAGACCCCAAAAACTCACAAACATACAGGCAATGCAGTGCTCAGCTAAGCAGGCACAACTGTACATCTAAAATTGTAACTGCTTTGTGTTGGGGGGGAAAAGTACTACAATGTATATAGTCCTCTCTGGaccaagaattaaaaaaatattgcaggcAAGCTGACAGGCGCCCTCGCTGCTCACGCGGCCGAGCACCCATCCCACAGTGCTTCAGCGAAGCAGGGTTTGTTATTGAACCTGGGACTCGAAGCTCCCGTTCAGCTGCCCTTCCTCATAGTCCATCTGACACAAGATCATGTTGTTCTTCAGGAAAAATTTGTCTCCCACACAGAAtctgaaagataaaaagaattaaCGGGTGTAAGTGTGAACAGAGGTTACGACAGGGGGAATTCGACGCTGTTTGGGTCTGAAGGTGACTCTGGGGACCAGAGTTTGGTTTCCAGCTCTGCCGGTGGACCCCAGGAAAGCCCCCGTGCttctccccccgctccccttccctgcagacatccTGGGGTTTTGACGTCCCTTTTCCTGGCACAGCGGTGTCCAGCTCCCAGGCCACGGCTGTAGGAAGCAGCTCGGGGAGCGGGTCCCGGTCTCTGCCGGGTCCCGCaccggcggcgggagggggccgGGAGCAGTTAAGGGATTTGTCCCTGCAGACGAGAGCTGTCGGCTCTACAAGCGGGAAATCAAGCAGGCGATATTACACAGACTATTTGAAGTTTTTGCTGGTATCCACATTTCCACGGTTCCCTCGGGTGAGGCAGTATTTACACTAATTTCCAGGCAAGGACTGGCTATTAAGTCTTTCCTCACCCCCTTGTGTACAGTGCTGAACAATAAATAGAAATTTCCTGGTGGCTGGACTCCTAACCTTTATCTTCATTGAGCGAAGGGCACTGCTCTCTATATACCATGTAAATTGTTCTGTTTGTCTTGAAGTTGACAGAGAGGCTTGTGATATTTAACAATTTTATTTGACCATTAAGGTCAAAAAAGTTCCATATATAAGATCTGAGAGGTGTGAATTGACAGCCAATAGCTTTTTTGCCCTGCCTGCTTGCTCAAGAATCAGAAGCTAATCTTTACTTCTTAAGATAACAAATAATGTTCTTTGCACCCAATTCAGGGGCTGGTTTTTGTCTGTCGTGCTAGCAGGGCAATGACAGACCAGAACACGGGGCTGCACCTCCCTGCCCCAAGTGCTGAGTCTTAAATCAGTCCCAGGTCCCTAAAGCAGAGGCACCCTGGCCACTGCGCCAAAACGCAGCTCTGAACCGAGAGGAATGGGCAGGTACCAGCCTCTGGCGAGGCCGAATAGTAACTGGGCTTTGAAGGAAGATCAGTAGCGATGATCCCATCCTCAGGAGACTCAGCAGACCTCAAACACCCATTTTCTCTGCTCCCAGGCAGAGCTTTGGCAGGGACATTGCCTACTCCCTTTCTAAAATGCTTTCTAGATTTGTAACTCAGGCAGCTTTGGGCAGAACATCTCCAACAAAAACCAAATATATTCTGCTACAAGAACAGGACTGATCATTACAGAGCTCCTTTATAGGTCTGACATGGGCACAAGTTTTCTCCAGCTGGACACCTGCAAGTAAGCTGATGAATTTGCCAAATCGATACAGGGAGAACTGGGTATTGGTTCTCACTTCATACGATTTCACTGGAGACCTTCCATCTTCTTCCCTCTGTGGCACGTGCTTTAGTAGTTCTAAAATTCATCCTTTTTTGTatattaaaaagctaaaaattaaTCTCAATTTAAATTAGCAGCTCTTATGCTACAAACTGTACTGCACCCACTCGCCTTAACACCACATTCCCCACCAGTAGGTTTACTCACTATAAATAGCAGtcacagctgcttgctttttgcTACTTACCCCTACCTGAAGTATGATATAAATCTCCaagaagagaaatgcaaaaattactCTTGTCACCAGCACCATCGACAGCGTTCTCTTGCCAAACCTGGTTTGGGTCTAGAGGAGCCAAAGGAGGAGTGGGAGAACTAGGGAGCTGGGGCGTGGGTGGGCCATATGAGCACATAGGACCTAAAATGCACAGCAGGGGTACCCCGAGACCTTGTGAAGTTTTGGGAGAAGGGCTTGATCCACTGGAAAAGCgactctttctttctccctacCAGTCCTGCAAACCAAGCAGTAAACTGGGATCTCTTCAGCTGATGCACCGCAACTAGAGACAGGGGATTTAACAGAGCAACTGCAGACCCAGTTTCACGTGTCCCAGCCTGCAGCTCTCTTCAGAGTGAGACGTGGCCCTGCACCACCGGCCCTCCTGCTCGGAGCAGGTCTGTCCAGAGCCTGTCTGGCTGACCGAGttccagccagcagcagcgAGAAACAGGCACTGAACCTACCCTGCCATTTCTACAGAGTGATTTTCTTCCGAGCAAAACCACATCTTAGATAATCGCAACCCAAGCAGCTGGATTTCCTGAAACCCTTGTAATACTGATCTCTTAGCCAGTTACAGCAGTGACCAACTTTTATTCACTATTGTGAGAAGCAGTGTTGGCCTTATTAAAGCATAGTAGGCTGAGTAGTGCGTAGGACTTGCTGCAAATCTGGTGTTTTGGAGAATGAAGCTAATGAAAACTGCACATTTGGCAAAAATATTAGAGATTTTGCTCTGATGAATTTAACACTCTACACAGACACAGTTTAGCTATAGAAGGGCAAGTAAGCTGGAAGAGAACTAGAGAAAGGTCTTTCTAATCAAATCTTTTCATAGCCGGACAATGAGGTGGGGTTTCAGGTGGGGTTTCCGATTCAGAACTAGTTTTGGCATCCACCTCTGCAATTTTGACTTTACGGTTACTTAAACTCACTGTTCTTCGTTCAGCTTCCAATGTCATCTGCTACAGGAGCACTTCTGATCTGCCCTTTCTGGCCAAAATCTTTAAAGGATAAGTCATAAAAGGTTGTAGTCTTCTGATCTCAGCCAAAAATAACAATCTACATGTAGCTCTATGCCGTCTGCTCAGCCCatctttcagaaacattcagCTCCCCCCAACCTGGGCAAATCCCTCATGCATCAAAGCACGACTCTGCCAGAACGGGGAATTACCTGCGCTTTCCTGCCAGGCAGTGACAGTGCATGGAGGTTATTTTAAGGGCAGAGCAGGACCGTACTTTGCACTGAGTGCAGTAATAGCGTTAGTAATcgcagagggaagagagggagaggggtgCTTTGGAGCCTTTGTAATAAAGGGtgaaattgaaaagaaattcctgaaaatgaaaactaggCGGCACTAGGCTTTTCCATGAGAGAAGCTAGGGTAAAGTAGGGATTTGATGACAAACGCTCATCCTACAGACTCCAAGGCCACCCCAGCACTCCTGCCTGCGCAGCCCAGAGCCGTGACTTGCCTCTGCCAGAAGGGACGTTTGAGATGCTCGAGCCCTGGTATCGGCGTGGAGTTTGGGACAAACCCGACAGCCCACCAGCAATTTCAGCTGCGTGAAGAGAGACCATCTCGGGGAGGGCACGTATGAGCTCTGCAAGCGGTCGCACGCTGCCCATCGGGCATCGCGGCTGTCGCGGGAGCGTGTTCGAGAGTGCCAAAACAAGACTGGGCAACTGAAAGATGTAACTGGGCTTCCCGAGAGGAGCCCCGGGCCAGGAGCCACTAGATGTCACTGCCGCCTCGGCGCTGCCACCGCGCCTGGGGACAACACCAATATTAATAGGAGCTTTCTACCTCCAACAACCACCGCCTCCGCCTCCAATAACGGGGCTGAGTAAAGCCACCTGAGCTACAAACGGCTCGCCCGATTCTCCTCTTCCGTGCTCTGGCACCAACCAGCCGCAACCCCATTCACATCCCCGTGAACTGAGCCCCTGGCAGAGGGCACAGAAGGAGAATCGGACCCCAGTTTGCACGGTCGCCGAAGTTTAGTGGGAAAGGTGGCAGAGGTTTGCGTTCACACATGCACCGTGTATGGCTACTTCACTAGTAGAGATCCCACGGTGACTTTTGTGCTAGGGCAAGCAATGAATTTTTAAGTCAGGCTTTTAGCTTGACTTTTACAGAATTAGGCTCTCCATCTTCCCGCAAGTTTTGTCATCTCTCTCACACCTTCACATGGGATGAAGCATTGCCTCCTAGTTTGATCTCTGGGAATCACAACCATAAGTCCAGAAGAGGaaccccagcacagcccttcgGCCCTGGGCAGTCACTGCAGCCCAACTGAACAAGCAGTAGGAACGACAAGCACTGTCTGGTCTGTCTTGGACAAGGATGGATGGATGCATGCATCAGAAAGCGACACTATGACACATCTGGTTCTGGGGGCTTCCATTCCACCTACAATGACCAACAAACAGGGCGCTGGGAAGATTTTTCACAGCCCTCCCAAATTCAGCTGCCTACAGGTAGCCCAGGTGAAAACTTTGTGCAGGACCCTTTATCATACTCCTTGATGTGCATTTTCCACTGGGTAAAACCCAGCAGAAATACACAAGCCCCACTCAAAATTACACCACCAAGATCCCCTATTAATTACACAACTACTAAAGGGATTTCTTCCTAGTGTTGGAAAGAGCTTATCTagagttttttttctccttcctgtcccttctctttctctttcttctttgccGTCCTCAGTTTTGAGCCTGTCAGAAACCTGCTTTAAGCAAAATAACATCAGTTTGCCAGAGGAGGTCCATTCTCTGTCGTCTGTGTTCTGCAAAGAGGGTAGATCCTGAAAGGACACTGAAGCAGTTTGTTTtattcagcagcagctgtgctgcataCAACCGTGGCCAGATCTGCAGTCTGTGTGCTCCCCTCGCCCTTCGAACTCCCACCAGCTCCGAGGGGATTTGCGGTAAAGGGGCTACAGGTACTTACATGCATCACCCAGGTCAGCCTAATAAACCAGCCCGAGCCAGCAGGCTGTGAGCCCCAGACAGCGTGGATCAAACATTTCCCCTATTTTGCGGGCAAAGGTATAAATtagtttgtgtttgtgtgtataatAACTGTGTCCTCACCGCTGGTTGCAGAGCTGACAGGCAAAGCAGTCCAAATGGTAAACATTATCTCTGGCCCTCATCACCATCTCAAAGGCAGGGATCAGTTTACTGCAGGCAGCACAATTCCCGGTGGTACCAAAGAGCCTGCCAAAGAAGCACAATCATTAGAagccattttaattaaatggtgGAAGGACTAATTAAGTGTAATTAGCAGTATCAAATACTGTATTGCACCAATAAATAGAAGTTGCAGTCTCCATTTCGCTGATCAACCAGTGTGCGGGAACTTGGGATAAAACTGCCTGGTGAGCAGGCTCCGATTGTCGAGATGAAACTTCATTTGGTTTGTAAGCCTAGGGCTAATTTGCTGTCTAATGGAGAAAAGCATTAAACACTTATAGCACTATTTTGGGGCTCACAAAATTTCAGTCAAAACCTATCTGCCTCTCTCCAGCGGTGGGGTAGGTGCTCGGAGCCGCCCGCCCTCCTCCGCCTGCGGTTGCCCCATCTGCGCTTGGCCGCAGCCGAACAGAAGGACAGGCTGGCAGCCTCTCGCAGCAAGACGCAGAAGACCTGCAAACTTTGCCAACCCTGGCAGGCAACGCTATAATATAGCTCAGGAAGAACCTCACTTACCTGCTGTTCAAAACGGAAAAGCGCCATTTCTCTCGCGATGAGCACAACAGCATTTTGCGAGGCATCGCGGAGAGCAAGCCCTCctccctggctgtgcccccctcctcccgcctCCGCATCCCTCCCGGGAGCCAGCTAAGCCCTTCCACCGCGGCCCGAACAGCACGCTCAGCCGTTCCACTTCAGCTCCTCGGTCCTCCAGGACAGCCCTTCAGCACTGGAAGCTTTGCCATTTTCATCTTGGCTTTCACTATCTGTCTCCCCAGATGTCTGCTGCTGTTACAGCTCTCACTGGGGGACTCAACCAAGACCGCGGCATCCTCGCCCCGGCCCCCTTCGCCGAGGTgtccccgcagccccctgcGCCCGCCGGGGGCGGCACGCCGCCGCGACCACAAAGCCAGGCGAACCAGCCGGGGCACGTATCAACAGGCCGACAAAACCAAATTGCACCCGGTCGATACGCGTGTGGTTAGTTACTTTGCTTAGGAGATGATCAAAATCGTATTCTTGGGGCGGCGAGCCTCGAGACGTACGGTTCCTGCTGACCGTTAGCTCTGCGCGTGCAACGCGTCGCTGCCCGCAGACAGATCTGGGCTTGCGGTTTGTTTCGAGCCATTGGCTCTGGCTGATTCCACAACACGCAGACGAGAAGCATCAGGAAAATCTATAACCAATTTCTAAACCTGCAATTTGCCAAGCTAATCAATACTAATTATTACTGGCCAGTAATTGTGAATTAAAACACCCAGCAATGTTATAGAAACCTCCACACAACTCTCCCACCCTCCCACAGTGCTGTGCTACCAAAGTCAGCTTGCtcttcagctgtaaaaaaaggCTACCCTTGTTTCTCACTAGAAGTGGCATCAGCAGTCTTTCATTAGGCCTGGCTGGAAAACCCCAAGACTTCCCATGAAGAAACAGTACCACATTTTCCCTGAAAGTTAAACTACGCAAACCAAATGGAAACACTTCTGCAGGACAGAAAAAGCCCAAAGGGAGTACCAAAATCTCTTCCCGTAGGAACCCATCATACGAGGGCTGAAAGGCAGAGTAAAATCCCAGCTACACAGTCTGCGCTGGCAAACTCGGACCATGTAATCGGTACCGGGGCAGTCCCATTCTCCCTGCAAGCTGACTCCAGtttgctcctgctcctgctcctgctcccgcaggcaggcagggaggcagctgaGCTCAGTGCCTGGCTGCCTAACGCCAGCAGACCGGACTGAAAAAATGTGGCACTG includes these proteins:
- the LMO1 gene encoding rhombotin-1 isoform X3; the protein is MLSVQPKGKQKGCAGCNRKIKDRYLLKALDKYWHEDCLKCACCDCRLGEVGSTLYTKANLILCRRDYLRLFGTTGNCAACSKLIPAFEMVMRARDNVYHLDCFACQLCNQRFCVGDKFFLKNNMILCQMDYEEGQLNGSFESQVQ